A genomic stretch from Nitrobacter winogradskyi Nb-255 includes:
- a CDS encoding glycosyltransferase, which produces MGNGGRADALRRAAPGGPPRPPGFDGIPASSNDNWLDDPEPGPAIELDCLRHILAPALLRAAEARGREVATGADQALIRSGVIGEEAYLQALSFQTGLAIETFAEVSRSDCPLPDRYLSSAAQHGLLPLRSRGKLVWIVAPRGFTARRLCRMVAAYPSLCDRILLASRRNLHQFLLRQEAGDVLGRSAAKALHRRFPALSAAPAADDGAHRGLRTMRRLAQTALLSAMMTLTPAIVATDIWSSALALWFLAFIGLRLTASLMPPRPVRRPPRLPDHGLPVYTVIAALYREASSVASLLQAIEALDYPREKLDVIIVIELDDLETRAALARLGPMPHVQVLLAPAEGPRTKPKALNCALPFARGGFTAVFDAEDRPEPGQLRAALDAFRTQGADIACVQASLCIENQSDSWLSRMFAAEYAGQFDVFLPGLASFGVPLPLGGSSNHFRGIR; this is translated from the coding sequence GTGGGGAATGGCGGGCGGGCCGACGCATTACGCCGTGCTGCGCCTGGGGGACCGCCGCGTCCTCCCGGCTTCGACGGTATCCCCGCCTCCAGCAACGACAACTGGCTGGACGACCCCGAACCCGGTCCCGCGATCGAACTGGACTGCCTGCGGCATATTCTTGCTCCGGCGCTGCTGAGGGCCGCCGAAGCGCGCGGCCGGGAGGTGGCTACCGGGGCGGATCAGGCGCTGATCCGGTCGGGCGTCATTGGCGAGGAAGCTTATCTGCAAGCGCTTTCCTTTCAGACCGGTCTGGCGATCGAGACCTTCGCGGAGGTTTCCCGCTCCGATTGCCCCCTGCCCGATCGTTACCTGTCCAGCGCCGCGCAACACGGGCTGCTTCCGCTGCGTTCGCGCGGAAAACTGGTCTGGATCGTCGCGCCACGCGGCTTTACGGCGCGGCGGCTCTGCCGAATGGTCGCAGCCTATCCATCCCTATGCGATCGGATCCTGCTGGCGTCGCGGCGAAACCTCCATCAGTTTCTGCTGCGGCAGGAGGCTGGCGATGTGCTCGGCCGGTCCGCCGCCAAGGCGCTTCACCGGCGATTTCCCGCTTTGTCCGCCGCGCCCGCCGCAGACGACGGCGCTCATCGCGGACTGCGCACCATGCGGCGTCTCGCTCAGACCGCCCTCCTGAGCGCCATGATGACGCTGACGCCGGCAATTGTCGCCACGGACATCTGGAGCAGCGCGCTGGCGCTGTGGTTTCTCGCATTTATCGGCTTGCGGCTGACGGCCAGCCTGATGCCGCCGCGTCCGGTCCGGCGCCCGCCCCGCCTTCCCGACCACGGTTTGCCAGTTTACACGGTGATTGCGGCGCTTTATCGCGAAGCCTCGTCAGTCGCCTCGCTGTTACAGGCGATCGAAGCCCTGGACTACCCGCGCGAAAAGCTCGACGTCATCATCGTGATCGAGCTTGACGATCTCGAAACCCGCGCCGCTCTGGCGAGACTTGGGCCGATGCCGCATGTCCAGGTCCTGCTCGCTCCGGCGGAAGGGCCACGCACCAAGCCGAAGGCGCTGAACTGTGCGCTGCCGTTCGCGCGCGGCGGCTTCACCGCCGTGTTCGATGCTGAAGATCGTCCCGAGCCCGGCCAGTTGCGCGCCGCGCTCGATGCCTTCCGCACGCAAGGAGCCGATATCGCCTGCGTGCAGGCCAGCCTTTGCATCGAGAATCAGTCTGACAGCTGGCTATCGCGGATGTTCGCCGCCGAATATGCCGGACAGTTCGACGTCTTCCTTCCCGGCCTCGCGTCTTTCGGCGTGCCGCTGCCGCTCGGCGGATCGTCGAACCACTTCCGCGGTATTAGGTAG
- a CDS encoding transporter substrate-binding domain-containing protein produces the protein MQPQITVSANERLIRRGAATLGCLLAAGWMLGAWATLDRARAQTTVETATAAPQAVPGFWDPRHRPDRPDLSRLTVIRFLTETDYPPFNYTGPDGNPAGFNVDLARTLCEEIKVTCTIQMRRFETLVDALSSNRGDALIASLAVTPELRKRIDFTDPYYRTPARFVSRRDAAMAEVRPEYLEGKKVGVVAGSAHEAYLKVFFTDAELHGYPNDETLRQALRQNEVDFIFGDAISLAFWINGTDSESCCAFSGGPFIESRYFGEGIGIAVRKGNDVLRQALNWALFRIWERGRYTDLWLRYFSVSPF, from the coding sequence ATGCAACCACAGATTACCGTTTCCGCCAACGAGAGATTGATCCGCCGCGGCGCCGCAACGCTGGGGTGTCTGCTGGCCGCCGGGTGGATGCTGGGCGCCTGGGCCACGCTCGACCGCGCGCGTGCCCAGACCACGGTGGAAACCGCGACCGCCGCGCCGCAGGCCGTGCCGGGCTTCTGGGACCCGCGCCACCGTCCCGACCGTCCCGATCTATCCCGCCTCACCGTGATTCGGTTTTTGACGGAAACCGACTATCCACCCTTCAACTATACCGGTCCCGACGGCAATCCGGCCGGCTTCAATGTCGATCTGGCGCGCACCTTGTGCGAGGAGATCAAGGTCACCTGCACGATTCAGATGCGGCGGTTCGAGACGCTGGTGGACGCGCTGTCGAGTAACCGCGGCGACGCCCTCATCGCCTCCCTCGCCGTCACTCCCGAGTTGCGCAAGCGTATCGATTTCACCGATCCCTATTATCGGACGCCGGCCCGGTTCGTATCACGGCGCGACGCCGCCATGGCCGAGGTGCGCCCGGAATATCTGGAGGGGAAGAAGGTCGGCGTCGTCGCGGGGTCCGCGCACGAGGCCTATCTCAAGGTTTTCTTCACCGACGCCGAACTGCACGGCTACCCGAACGACGAGACGCTGCGGCAGGCGCTGCGGCAGAACGAGGTGGACTTCATTTTCGGTGACGCGATTTCACTGGCGTTCTGGATCAACGGCACGGATTCTGAAAGCTGCTGCGCGTTCAGCGGCGGCCCCTTTATCGAAAGCCGCTATTTCGGCGAAGGCATCGGCATTGCCGTGAGAAAAGGCAATGACGTGCTGCGGCAGGCGTTGAACTGGGCGCTCTTCCGAATCTGGGAGAGAGGCCGCTATACCGATCTGTGGCTGCGGTATTTTTCCGTCAGCCCGTTTTAA
- a CDS encoding lysine--tRNA ligase, translated as MSDLMSAGDLRALAEQSNAWPFEQAKLIVARLKKTPKDEVLFETGYGPSGLPHIGTFGEVARTTMVRHAFRVLTEDKIKTRLLAFSDDMDGLRKVPDNVPNKELLARDLGKPLTKVVDPFGTHSSFGEHNNARLRAFLDTFGFDYEFASSTAYYTSGRFDVTLLKVLENIDKVMAIMLPSLREERAASYSPFLPICPRTGVVLQVPISAHDAKAGTVSYDDPETKERVTVPVTGGRCKLQWKPDWAMRWTALGVDYEMAGKDLIDSVKLSGKICSALGGTPPEGFNYELFLDDKGQKISKSKGNGLTIDEWLRYASPESLSLFMYREPKAAKRLYFDVIPRNVDDYQQFLEGYPRQDARQQLANPVWHIHAGHPPSADMPVTFQLLLTLVSSSNAENAETLWGFIGRYRPGVTPQTHPKLDALVGYAINYYRDFVAPTKTFREPTASERAALQDLREALSQLPADASAEDIQNTVYEIGRREPFLNHKKPARDGRPGVSLDWFNMLYQVLLGQEKGPRFGSFVAVYGVQNAIAMIDGALARAD; from the coding sequence ATGTCAGACCTCATGTCCGCGGGCGATCTGCGTGCGCTCGCCGAGCAATCCAATGCGTGGCCGTTCGAGCAGGCGAAATTGATCGTCGCGCGTCTGAAGAAAACGCCGAAGGACGAGGTGCTGTTCGAGACCGGCTACGGCCCCTCCGGACTGCCGCATATCGGCACCTTCGGCGAGGTCGCGCGCACCACCATGGTGCGTCATGCGTTCCGGGTGCTGACGGAGGACAAGATCAAGACGCGGCTGCTCGCATTCTCCGACGACATGGACGGCCTGCGCAAGGTGCCGGACAATGTGCCCAACAAGGAGCTGCTGGCGCGGGATCTCGGCAAGCCGCTGACGAAGGTAGTGGATCCCTTCGGCACCCATTCGAGCTTCGGCGAGCATAACAACGCCCGGCTGCGCGCTTTCCTCGACACTTTCGGTTTCGATTACGAATTCGCCAGTTCGACCGCCTATTACACATCTGGTCGCTTCGACGTGACGCTTCTGAAGGTGCTTGAGAACATAGACAAGGTGATGGCGATCATGCTGCCGTCCCTGCGTGAGGAGCGCGCGGCGAGCTATTCGCCGTTCCTGCCCATCTGCCCGCGCACCGGCGTGGTGTTGCAGGTGCCGATATCCGCGCACGACGCCAAGGCCGGCACGGTTTCCTACGACGACCCAGAGACTAAAGAGCGCGTCACCGTGCCCGTCACCGGCGGGCGCTGCAAACTCCAATGGAAGCCCGACTGGGCGATGCGCTGGACCGCGCTCGGCGTCGATTACGAGATGGCCGGCAAGGACTTGATCGATTCCGTCAAGCTGTCCGGCAAAATCTGTTCGGCGCTCGGCGGCACGCCGCCGGAAGGCTTCAACTACGAACTGTTCCTCGACGACAAGGGCCAGAAGATTTCCAAGTCGAAGGGCAACGGCCTCACCATCGACGAGTGGCTGCGCTATGCCTCGCCGGAATCATTGTCGCTGTTCATGTACCGCGAACCGAAGGCGGCGAAGCGGCTGTATTTCGACGTGATTCCGCGCAACGTCGACGACTACCAGCAGTTCCTCGAAGGCTATCCGCGCCAGGATGCGAGGCAGCAGCTCGCCAATCCGGTCTGGCACATTCATGCCGGCCATCCGCCCTCGGCCGACATGCCGGTCACGTTCCAGTTGCTGCTGACGCTGGTCTCGTCCTCGAACGCGGAGAATGCCGAAACTCTGTGGGGCTTCATCGGCCGCTACCGGCCGGGCGTCACGCCGCAGACCCATCCGAAGCTCGATGCGCTGGTCGGCTATGCCATCAACTATTACCGTGACTTCGTGGCGCCGACGAAAACATTCCGCGAGCCGACCGCGAGCGAGCGCGCCGCCTTGCAGGACCTGCGCGAAGCGCTGTCGCAACTGCCCGCGGACGCCTCGGCCGAAGACATCCAGAACACGGTCTACGAGATCGGCCGCCGCGAACCTTTCCTCAATCACAAGAAGCCCGCCAGGGATGGTCGTCCCGGCGTCTCGCTCGACTGGTTCAACATGCTCTATCAGGTGCTGCTCGGTCAGGAGAAGGGACCGCGCTTCGGCTCCTTCGTCGCGGTCTACGGCGTGCAGAACGCCATCGCGATGATCGACGGCGCATTGGCGCGCGCGGATTAG
- a CDS encoding L,D-transpeptidase, whose protein sequence is MLTRVAAVLAAIWGAGLLGIGSAEARPEMVGYQGGYAPGTIVVKTSERRLYLIIDSDRALRYPVGVGRAGKQWSGAARIEGKYRNPAWAPPAEVKRDNPRIADVIPGGSPANPMGVAAMTLSGGGQYAIHGTNRPGSIGRFVSYGCIRMYNADIDDLYRRVSVGTPVVVTQR, encoded by the coding sequence ATGCTGACGCGGGTTGCGGCGGTGCTGGCCGCCATTTGGGGGGCGGGCTTGCTCGGGATCGGATCGGCCGAGGCGCGGCCTGAGATGGTCGGCTATCAGGGCGGCTATGCGCCCGGCACCATCGTCGTGAAAACCAGCGAGCGCCGGCTGTATCTGATCATCGATTCGGACCGCGCTCTCCGATATCCCGTCGGAGTCGGCAGGGCCGGCAAGCAATGGAGCGGCGCCGCGCGCATCGAGGGCAAATATCGCAACCCGGCATGGGCGCCGCCGGCGGAGGTCAAACGCGACAATCCGAGAATTGCGGACGTGATCCCGGGCGGTTCGCCGGCGAATCCGATGGGCGTCGCCGCGATGACTCTCTCCGGCGGCGGGCAATACGCCATTCACGGCACCAACCGGCCAGGGTCGATCGGCCGCTTCGTGTCCTACGGCTGCATCCGCATGTATAATGCCGACATCGACGATCTCTACCGGCGCGTGTCGGTCGGCACGCCGGTGGTGGTGACGCAGCGCTGA
- the pyrE gene encoding orotate phosphoribosyltransferase yields MPEDIKVRQRAFEIIKTRSFGRGNIKLASGKTSTFYFDMKPTMLAPEGAHVLSELILARLAGQGIDYIGGLEMGAVPLISTVSLLSHIRNEPLPGFFVRKDVKKHGTRKLIEGLPVDDLRGKRVVILEDVTTSGASAMIAVSAAQAEGAEVVMVLSIVDRGEGAMALYKEKSIEFDSLFKAEEFLAS; encoded by the coding sequence ATGCCTGAAGATATAAAAGTCCGTCAAAGGGCTTTCGAGATCATCAAGACCAGATCATTCGGCCGCGGCAACATCAAACTGGCCTCCGGAAAAACCAGCACGTTCTACTTCGATATGAAACCGACGATGCTGGCTCCTGAAGGGGCCCATGTCCTGTCCGAGCTCATTCTGGCGCGGCTTGCCGGCCAAGGCATCGACTATATCGGCGGGCTGGAGATGGGAGCGGTGCCTCTGATCTCGACCGTCAGCCTTCTCAGCCACATCAGGAATGAACCGCTTCCAGGCTTCTTCGTTCGCAAGGACGTCAAGAAGCACGGAACCCGGAAACTCATCGAGGGTCTCCCCGTCGATGATCTTCGCGGCAAGAGGGTCGTCATCCTGGAGGATGTCACGACGAGCGGCGCGTCCGCCATGATCGCGGTCTCGGCCGCGCAGGCCGAGGGCGCGGAAGTCGTGATGGTTCTGTCGATCGTCGACAGGGGCGAGGGAGCCATGGCTCTCTATAAAGAGAAAAGCATTGAATTCGATTCGCTGTTCAAGGCGGAAGAATTCCTGGCTTCCTAA
- a CDS encoding thermonuclease family protein gives MYPYSRINAWSGPRRRNLLSPVLPWIFIVGVAAGAMLPIRSWIDAPRAVNPRTPTEARAIWARAADAAGRHQADVIRTIDGDTFEALVHLWPGLDMTTRVRLRGIDTAEMKASCAEEFRLAKAASARLRDLLGEGGVTIANIGPDKYQGRVVADAATARTPDVSAAMLASGLARVYHGGRRESWCNGASR, from the coding sequence ATGTACCCATACAGCAGAATAAATGCATGGTCCGGGCCTCGCCGACGCAACCTGTTGTCGCCGGTTCTGCCATGGATCTTTATCGTGGGCGTGGCGGCCGGCGCCATGCTCCCGATCCGAAGCTGGATCGACGCACCACGGGCGGTCAACCCCCGGACGCCCACGGAGGCACGGGCGATCTGGGCTCGCGCCGCCGATGCGGCGGGGCGGCACCAGGCCGACGTGATCAGGACGATCGACGGCGACACCTTCGAGGCGCTGGTGCATTTGTGGCCCGGCCTCGACATGACCACGCGGGTGCGGCTGCGCGGCATCGACACCGCGGAAATGAAAGCTTCCTGCGCCGAGGAGTTCCGGCTGGCGAAAGCCGCTAGCGCCCGGTTGCGCGATCTGCTCGGCGAGGGCGGCGTCACCATCGCCAATATCGGGCCCGACAAATATCAAGGGCGCGTGGTCGCCGACGCCGCTACGGCGCGAACGCCTGATGTCTCGGCGGCGATGCTGGCGAGCGGCCTCGCCCGCGTCTATCATGGCGGCCGTCGCGAAAGCTGGTGCAACGGCGCAAGCCGGTGA
- a CDS encoding DUF1674 domain-containing protein has translation MIDEPSASSRTGETRSRKQLSPEARRALAEAEARRAAQTDASAPPKEIQGPEGPEPTRFGDWERGGIASDF, from the coding sequence ATGATCGATGAGCCTTCCGCGTCATCGCGGACCGGAGAGACCCGCTCCCGCAAGCAGCTTTCTCCAGAAGCCCGGCGCGCGCTCGCCGAAGCGGAAGCTCGCCGCGCCGCGCAGACCGATGCGTCAGCGCCGCCCAAGGAGATTCAGGGGCCGGAAGGTCCCGAACCGACCCGGTTCGGCGACTGGGAACGCGGCGGCATCGCATCGGATTTCTAG
- a CDS encoding RsmB/NOP family class I SAM-dependent RNA methyltransferase — MPSTRFAPPTEAPGLAARRIAADILDGVLHKRRTLDEQLEGPTAHPGLKALADRDRALMRRLVATILRRLGTLGHLLSRLLDRGIPTDAPRAQSALLIGAAQILWMDVPDHAAVDLSVRLVQSDRRAAKYAGLVNAVLRRCAREGQSLIEEVRSESLDTPSWLMARWSGYYGEGTAKAIAAAISHEPALDLTVKANAAHWATRLHGETLPTGTVRTSLHGSVTMLPGFSEGQWWVQDAAAALPARLFGDLRGRRVIDLCAAPGGKTAQLVQAGAEVTAIDRSPNRVARLRENLGRLSLDARSLVADAIEWQDDVAGDGFDGVLVDAPCSATGTIRRHPDVAWLKQDSDIAALTALQQRLLNKAITLLRPGGTLVYCTCSLEPEEGEQVVAALLATDTGIRRVPVSADEVAGLADIVTPEGDLRTLPCHLAHDDPTLGGLDGFYAARLTRS; from the coding sequence ATGCCGTCCACCAGATTCGCGCCGCCGACCGAAGCTCCGGGCCTCGCGGCCCGGCGCATCGCAGCGGATATCCTCGACGGTGTCCTGCATAAGCGACGCACCCTCGACGAACAACTCGAAGGCCCGACGGCGCATCCCGGCCTGAAAGCGCTTGCCGACCGCGACCGCGCCTTGATGCGACGCCTGGTGGCGACGATCCTGCGCCGGCTCGGCACCCTCGGTCATTTGCTGTCGCGGCTGCTCGATCGCGGCATTCCGACCGATGCGCCGCGCGCGCAGAGCGCGCTTCTGATCGGGGCGGCGCAGATTCTGTGGATGGATGTGCCGGATCATGCCGCGGTCGATCTGTCGGTGCGGCTCGTGCAATCCGATCGCCGCGCGGCGAAATATGCCGGATTGGTCAACGCGGTGCTGCGCCGATGCGCGCGCGAAGGCCAGTCCCTGATCGAGGAAGTCCGCTCGGAATCGCTCGATACGCCGTCATGGCTGATGGCGCGCTGGAGCGGCTACTACGGCGAGGGCACCGCGAAAGCGATTGCCGCCGCGATCAGCCATGAGCCTGCCCTCGATCTCACCGTCAAAGCGAACGCCGCTCACTGGGCGACGCGGCTGCACGGCGAAACCTTGCCGACCGGAACGGTTCGCACCTCGTTGCACGGCTCGGTGACGATGCTGCCGGGATTCTCCGAGGGGCAGTGGTGGGTCCAGGACGCCGCCGCCGCGCTGCCCGCGCGCCTGTTCGGCGATCTCAGAGGACGGCGGGTCATCGACCTCTGCGCGGCGCCCGGCGGCAAGACCGCCCAACTCGTACAGGCCGGCGCGGAGGTGACCGCGATCGACCGGTCGCCGAACCGGGTGGCGCGGCTGCGCGAAAATCTTGGCCGTCTGTCGCTGGACGCGCGATCGCTCGTGGCCGACGCCATCGAATGGCAGGATGATGTCGCGGGCGACGGTTTCGACGGCGTGCTCGTCGACGCGCCTTGTTCCGCGACCGGCACCATCCGCCGTCATCCGGACGTGGCCTGGCTCAAGCAGGATTCCGATATCGCGGCGCTGACCGCCTTGCAGCAAAGGCTCCTGAACAAGGCGATCACGCTGCTCAGGCCCGGCGGAACGCTGGTCTACTGCACCTGTTCGCTGGAACCCGAGGAGGGTGAGCAGGTCGTTGCCGCGCTGCTTGCGACCGACACGGGGATCCGGCGCGTGCCGGTCAGCGCGGACGAAGTGGCGGGGCTCGCGGATATCGTGACGCCCGAGGGCGATCTGCGTACGTTGCCCTGCCATCTCGCGCATGATGATCCCACGCTCGGCGGATTAGACGGCTTCTACGCGGCGCGATTGACCAGGTCCTGA
- a CDS encoding heparinase II/III family protein: protein MSVAHRRRISALVVSRFARRTMARAGDGPAALSRLWPGRADRLTIAPHDLRTADATRAAEIYAGRFVFAGKIVTCHSRSVFDLEPPSEDWEAALLGFGWLRHLRAADTAITRANARSLVEDWISNPARRRPACRRADVMSRRVISLLSQAPLVLGEADGKFYRRYLRALARDIRLLRFGLHDAPDGVSRLQVVIALCYASLCLANQARTIRSATRKLSEELRRQILPDGGHVSRNPGALIELLIDLLPLRQTFAARNIAPPPALLNAIDRMMPMLRFFRHGDGSFALFNGMSSTPSDLLATLLAYDDTRGIPMASMPHTGFQRIDAGATILIVDAGLPPPPNLSEEAHAGCLSFELSSGLNRIVTNCGMSSTGRDTWRVFARSTAAHSTLVCHQTSSCQFVEQSAMKRLLQGAPIVSGPAHVESLRETIDGGERLTASHDGYLARFGLIHRRVLTMAHDGSRLEGEDMLEPAPGGRIKGSQIRYALRFHLHPSVKATRLDDAHGVMLVLPNREVWTFEATQDRVELEDSVFLAGNDGPRRTVQIVIHQNAREVSRVRWGFVRSATSAAATNARRQARREPELPL, encoded by the coding sequence GTGTCGGTCGCTCATCGCAGACGCATTTCAGCTCTGGTCGTCAGCCGTTTCGCGCGCCGGACGATGGCGCGCGCCGGCGACGGGCCTGCGGCGCTTTCGCGGCTATGGCCCGGCCGCGCCGACCGCCTGACCATCGCGCCGCACGACCTTCGGACGGCCGACGCCACCCGCGCCGCCGAGATCTATGCCGGCCGCTTCGTGTTCGCGGGCAAGATCGTCACCTGTCACTCCCGCTCGGTCTTCGACCTCGAACCGCCGTCCGAGGACTGGGAAGCCGCGCTGCTGGGCTTTGGCTGGCTGCGGCATCTGCGCGCCGCCGACACCGCGATCACCCGCGCCAACGCGCGATCGCTGGTAGAGGACTGGATCTCGAATCCGGCGCGCAGGCGGCCGGCGTGCCGGCGCGCCGACGTCATGTCGCGGCGCGTGATCTCGCTGCTGTCGCAGGCCCCGCTCGTGCTCGGCGAGGCGGACGGAAAGTTCTATCGCCGCTATCTGCGCGCGCTTGCCCGTGACATCCGCCTGCTTCGCTTTGGTTTGCACGATGCTCCTGACGGGGTGTCACGGCTGCAGGTCGTGATCGCGTTGTGTTACGCTTCACTGTGCCTTGCCAACCAGGCCCGCACCATCCGCAGCGCGACCCGCAAGCTCTCCGAGGAACTGCGGCGGCAGATCCTGCCCGACGGCGGTCATGTCTCGCGCAATCCCGGCGCCCTGATCGAACTGCTGATCGACTTGCTCCCGCTGCGGCAGACCTTCGCCGCGCGCAACATCGCGCCGCCGCCGGCGCTCTTGAACGCCATCGACCGCATGATGCCGATGCTGCGCTTCTTCCGCCACGGCGACGGCAGCTTCGCGCTGTTCAACGGCATGAGCAGCACGCCGTCCGACCTTCTGGCGACGCTCCTCGCCTATGACGACACCCGCGGCATACCGATGGCCAGCATGCCGCATACGGGCTTTCAGCGGATCGACGCCGGCGCGACGATCCTGATCGTCGATGCCGGGCTGCCGCCGCCGCCGAACCTCAGCGAGGAAGCTCATGCGGGCTGCCTGTCGTTCGAGCTGTCCTCCGGACTGAACCGGATCGTCACAAATTGCGGAATGTCCTCGACCGGACGCGACACATGGCGCGTGTTCGCGCGCTCGACAGCCGCGCACTCCACGCTGGTCTGCCATCAGACATCCTCGTGTCAGTTCGTCGAACAGTCGGCGATGAAGCGGCTGCTCCAGGGGGCGCCGATCGTCAGCGGTCCGGCCCATGTCGAAAGCCTTCGCGAAACCATCGACGGCGGCGAGCGGCTGACGGCTTCGCATGACGGTTATCTCGCGCGGTTTGGCCTGATCCACCGACGCGTGCTGACGATGGCGCATGACGGCTCGCGGCTGGAGGGCGAGGACATGCTGGAGCCGGCCCCCGGCGGCCGCATCAAGGGCAGCCAGATTCGTTACGCATTGCGGTTTCACCTGCATCCGTCCGTGAAGGCCACTCGCCTCGATGATGCGCATGGGGTGATGCTGGTGTTGCCGAACCGTGAGGTCTGGACGTTCGAGGCGACTCAAGACCGGGTCGAGCTTGAGGACAGCGTTTTTCTCGCCGGCAACGACGGTCCGCGGCGCACGGTGCAGATCGTGATCCACCAGAATGCGCGGGAAGTCTCACGGGTGCGCTGGGGTTTCGTGCGCTCGGCCACCTCGGCCGCGGCCACCAATGCTCGCCGTCAGGCACGGCGCGAGCCGGAATTGCCGCTGTAG
- the purH gene encoding bifunctional phosphoribosylaminoimidazolecarboxamide formyltransferase/IMP cyclohydrolase has protein sequence MTDRPRRVTRALLSVSDKTGLTEFARALADLGVELVSTGGTAKEIAAAGLKVSDVSDLTGFPEMMDGRVKTLHPKVHGGLLAIRDNADHAKSMKDHGIAPIDLLVVNLYPFESTVDKGAACEECIENIDIGGPAMIRAAAKNHDDVAVVVEPQDYQAVLDELKANAGATTLSLRKRLAAKAYARTAAYDAAISNWFAVQLETDAPDYRAVGGRLAQRLRYGENPHQTAAFYRTPERRAGVATARQLQGKELSYNNINDTDAAYECVAEFDAARTAACVIIKHANPCGVAEGSSLTEAYRRALACDQTSAYGGIIAFNRTIDADAANAVAGIFTEVIIAPDATEEAIAVIGKRKNLRLLLAGGLPDPRARGLTAKTVAGGLLVQGRDNAVIDDMSLKVVTKRPPTEAEMRDLRFAFRVAKHVKSNTIVYARDLATVGIGAGQMSRVDSARIAARKAEDAARDLKLAEPLTKGSVVASDAFFPFADGMLACIKAGATAVIQPGGSMRDEEVIKAADEHGIAMVFTGVRHFRH, from the coding sequence ATGACCGACCGACCCCGCCGCGTGACCCGCGCCTTGCTTTCCGTTTCCGACAAGACCGGCCTGACCGAGTTCGCCCGCGCGCTTGCCGACCTCGGCGTCGAACTGGTCTCGACCGGCGGCACCGCCAAGGAAATCGCGGCGGCGGGATTGAAGGTCAGTGACGTCTCCGACCTGACGGGTTTTCCCGAAATGATGGACGGCCGGGTCAAGACGCTGCATCCGAAGGTGCATGGCGGCCTGCTCGCCATCCGCGACAACGCCGATCATGCGAAGTCCATGAAGGACCACGGCATCGCCCCGATCGATCTTTTGGTCGTCAATCTCTATCCGTTCGAATCAACGGTCGATAAAGGCGCCGCCTGCGAGGAGTGCATCGAGAATATCGACATCGGCGGCCCCGCGATGATTCGCGCCGCCGCCAAGAACCATGATGACGTAGCGGTCGTGGTCGAACCGCAGGATTATCAGGCGGTGCTTGACGAACTCAAGGCCAACGCGGGCGCGACGACGTTGAGCTTGCGCAAGCGCCTCGCCGCGAAAGCCTACGCCCGGACCGCCGCCTATGATGCGGCGATCTCCAACTGGTTCGCGGTGCAGCTTGAGACCGATGCGCCCGACTATCGCGCCGTCGGCGGCCGTCTCGCGCAGAGGTTGCGCTATGGCGAGAATCCGCACCAGACCGCCGCGTTCTATCGCACGCCGGAGCGGCGCGCCGGCGTAGCCACCGCGCGGCAGTTGCAGGGCAAGGAACTGTCCTACAACAACATCAACGACACCGACGCGGCTTACGAGTGCGTCGCCGAATTCGATGCGGCGCGCACCGCGGCCTGCGTCATCATCAAGCACGCCAATCCCTGCGGTGTCGCGGAAGGCTCAAGCCTCACCGAAGCCTATCGCCGGGCGCTCGCCTGTGACCAGACCTCGGCCTATGGCGGCATCATAGCCTTCAACCGCACCATCGACGCCGACGCCGCCAATGCGGTGGCCGGCATCTTCACCGAAGTCATCATCGCGCCCGATGCGACCGAGGAGGCGATCGCGGTCATCGGCAAGCGCAAGAACCTGCGGCTGCTGCTGGCCGGCGGCCTGCCCGATCCGCGCGCGCGCGGCCTGACCGCGAAGACGGTCGCCGGCGGGCTTCTGGTGCAGGGCCGTGACAACGCCGTCATTGATGATATGTCACTGAAGGTCGTCACGAAGCGTCCGCCGACCGAGGCGGAGATGCGCGACCTGCGGTTCGCCTTCCGTGTCGCCAAGCACGTCAAGTCGAACACCATCGTCTATGCCAGGGATCTCGCCACCGTCGGCATCGGCGCGGGCCAGATGAGCCGCGTCGATTCCGCGCGCATCGCCGCGCGCAAGGCGGAAGATGCGGCGCGCGATCTGAAGCTCGCCGAGCCCTTGACCAAAGGCTCGGTCGTGGCGTCGGATGCGTTCTTTCCCTTCGCCGACGGCATGCTCGCCTGTATCAAAGCCGGCGCCACCGCGGTCATCCAGCCCGGCGGCTCCATGCGCGACGAGGAGGTGATCAAGGCCGCCGACGAGCATGGCATCGCCATGGTGTTCACCGGCGTCAGGCATTTCCGTCATTAG